In Beutenbergia cavernae DSM 12333, the DNA window CCTCTACTACCTGGTGCCCGGACTGATCCCGGTCTTCGGCGTCGTCGCACCGGCCGCCGTCGCCACCGCGTCCGTGTGGGGCAGCGGCGTGCTGACGGCGCCCCAGAGCACGCCGGACGCAACGTCCGGGACGCCGTCGTCCCCGCTCGTCGGCGCCCGCTGACGCCCGTCACCCCCCAAGGAAGGACGACATGACCGCGCCCGAGACCCCGCCGTCGCGCTCCGCCGTCTCCGCCGTGCTGCGCCCGCTCGGCTACACCGGTCGGGTGCGGATCACCGACGGCCCGCTCGCTGACCGCATCGCGGATGCGGCCGAGACGTACCTCGGGATGTCGCCCGACGACGTCGTGCACGGCTTCCGCCTCCAGGCCGGGCTGCCCGCGCCGGGGAACCCGATGACCGGTTGGTCCAGCCGGACGAGCCAGCCGACGTTCGGCCAGTGGGTGAGCGGCCTCGCACGGCTCGGGGTCACGGCCGGCGTCGCGGAGGCGTCCCAGCGGGCCGTCGATCTCGTGGACGCGTTCGCGGCCACCGTGGGCGACGACGGCGACGCGCGGATGGGGCTGTACGGGTACGAGAAGCTCGTGTGCGGGCTGGCCGACACGGCGCTCTACGCCGGCCACGAGGACGCTCTCGCGCTGCTCGGACGGACGGCCGAGTGGGCGTCCCGGACGTTCGAGCGCGCTCGTCCCGCGGCGTCCCCGAACGACTTCGCGGGCGGCCGGATCGGGCCCGCGAGCCACGCCCGCACGATGGAGTGGTACACGTTCGCGGAGAACCTCTACCGAGGCTGGCTGGCGGGGGCGGACGACGCCGTGCGGGAGTTCGCGAGCGAGTGGCACTACGACGCCTACTGGGACAGGTTCCTCACCCCGCCACCGCCCGGGCAGCCGTGGGACGTGCCGACGTGGCTGCACGCGTACTCGCACGTCAACACGTTCGCGTCGGCCGCCGCCGCGTACGAGGTCACGGGCGAGGTGCGGTACCTCGACATCCTGCGCAACGCCCACACCTACCTGACCACGACGCAGACGTACGCGACCGGCGGCTACGGGCCGAGCGAGCTCACCCTGCCCGAGGACGGCTCGCTGGGTCGGAGCATCGAGTGGCGCACGGACACCGCGGAGATCGTGTGCGGGTCGTGGGCCGCGTTCAAGCTGTCGAGCGCGCTGCTCAAGCACACCGGGGAGGCGCGGTACGCCGACTGGGTCGAGCAGCTCGTGTACTCGGGGATCGGCGCGGTGACCCCGGTGCGGCCGGGTGGGCGGACGCCGTACTACCAGGACCTCCGCCTCGGGATCGCGACGAAGCTGCCGCACTGGGACGACTGGCCCTGCTGCTCGGGCACGTACCTCCAGGCGGTGTCGCACCTGCCCGACCTCGTGTACTTCGGCGACGACGACGGCGGGCTCGCCGTCGCGCTGTACGTCCCGTCCACCGTGTCGTGGGAGTCCGCCGGCTCGACCGTCACGCTGACGCAGCGCACGGCCTTCCCGGTCGAGGACACGTCGACGATCACCGTGGGCGGCTCCGGCAGGTTCCGGCTCCGACTCCGGGTGCCGCCGTGGAGCGAGGGCTTCCGGGTCTCCGTCAACGGCGTGGCGGTCGACGGCGTGGCGACGCCGGGGGACTGGTTCGTGCTCGAGCGGGACTGGGCGGACGGCGACGTCGTCACCGTCACGCTCGGCGCCGGGCTGCGGGTGCTGCCCGTGGACCGCTGGCACCCGAACCGGGTCGCGTTCGCCCACGGCCCGGTGGTGCTGGCCCAGAACGCGGACTGGACGATGCCGATGTCGCTGCCGACCCCGTGGGAGATGGTGGATCTCGACGCCGCGTTCGAACGGGGGGAGGGGCTGCGGTACGCGCCGGTCGGCGTCGGGACGGCGCGGCTGCCGCTCGGCGAGCTCCGACCGCTCGCGGACGTCCCGGAGCGGGTCCCGTACCGCGTGTACGCCGACCTCGACGACCCGCGCATCGTCTGAGCGTCCGGGCGCGGTCCGGGCCGTCGCACCTGCACCTCGCCGACGCCGCTCTCCGCCGAGTGCGTGATCCGTCCCGGCGACACGCCGTCGCGCGTGCGAGAGATCACGCACGCGGCCGGGCTGACGCCGGGCGGCGCGCTCGGGTCTGAATCGGTGCCAGGGCGCTCGCGGCGGCTGCCACGATGTGCGGGTGGCGAATCTCCCGGAGGGTTACGAGGCCTCGTTCGACGCCGCTCGCCTGGACGTCGAACGCGTGCACACCTGGCTGTCGGAGGACTCCTACTGGGCCCGCGGGCGCGCTCGCGAGACGCAGGAGGCCGCGATCGCGGGCTCGCTGAACCTCGGCGTGTACGAGAGCGCGACCGGCGAACAGGTCGCGTACGCGCGCATCGTCACGGACGGCGCCACGTTCGGCTGGCTCTGCGACGTGTACGTCGCCCGGCGCGTCCGTGGGCTGGGCATCGGCACGGCGCTGGTGCGGCTCGTGCGGGAAGAGGGTGAGCGGCTCGGCCTGCGGCGGATCGTGCTCGCGACGGCGGACGCGCACGCGGTCTACGCGACGGCGGGCTTCGCGCCCCTGGAGGACCCGTCGATGTGGATGGCGCTCCAGCTGCGCTGACGCTTCTCCTCCGAGAGGGTCGGGCGTCCAGATCTGGTTGAAACGTGCCAAACGGCACGATCGGTCGCTTGGTGTGCCCGGGAGCGACCGATTGAGACATCTCGGCGCGGCGCGGCCCGCCTCGGCGAGTCACGGGCGAGCCGCGCCCCGAGCGACTACCAGTCCGCGGAGGCGGCGATCCGCTCGGCGGCGTCGCGCGGTGAGAGCCGAGTCGTGTCCACGAGCACGTCCTCGAGCTGCGCCGCGTCGAGAATCGCCTCGAGCTCGCCGCGTCGGGCGAGGTGCCAGCGCAGGCCGTCGGGGTCGTCGTCGTGCCGGGCGATGAGCCGGCGCCGAACCACGTGCTCGTCCGCCGTCAGGCGTGCCACGAACAGGCGCTCAGCGCCGAGCGCCTCGGCGTACCGCGCACGGTCCTCGCCGCGCTCGAGGACGCCCGTCACGACGAACCGCTGGGCGCCCGCGCCTCGGTAGTTCGCCGCGACCGCCGCGACGTTCGCGAGCTCGAGCGCGAGGTGGAACGGGTCATCGGCCGGGCTGGGCCACATGCGCCGGACGGCGTCGGTATCGATGAGCGCGTGCGACACCTGGGCGTGTTCCAGGTACGCGCTGAGCGACTCGCCGACGCTCGTCTTTCCGACGCCGACCGTCCCGGTGACGAGCACGGCGTCAGCGGCGGCAGGCATGTCCCACATCCTTCCATCCGGTCACTGTTCCACCGAGCGACGGCGGCCCACCTCACCCTCGAGTGCGTGATGCGTACCGGCGACACGCCGTCGAGCTCGGCAGGAGTCATGCACTCGATGACAGGGATCCGGGAGGTTCCCCGATCGCCGGAACGTCCCCTAGTGTGAACGTTAACAACACGAGCCTCGACGAGGAGTCACTCCCACCATGACCACGACCGCCCGCGCCGTCATCGACCTCGACGTCCCCGGCCCCACGATCAGCCGCCACCTGTACGGGCACTTCGCCGAGCACCTCGGGCGGTGCATCTACGGCGGCTTCTGGGTGGGCGAGGACTCGGACGTCCCGAACGAGGGCGGGATCCGGCTCGACGTCGTCGAGGCCCTCCGCGCGCTGCAGATCCCGAACCTGCGCTGGCCCGGCGGCTGCTTCGCCGACGAGTACCACTGGCGCGACGGCATCGGCCCGCGCTCCGAGCGTCCGCGGATGGTCAACACGCACTGGGGCGACGTCGTCGAGGACAACTCCTTCGGCACGCACGAGTTCATGGCGCTGTGCGAGCTGCTCGGCACCGAGCCGTACGTGAACGGCAACGTCGGCTCCGGCACGGTGCGCGAGATGAGCGAGTGGGTCGAGTACCTGACCCGCCCCGGCACGTCGCCCATGGCGGACCTGCGCCGCGCGAACGGCCGTGACGAGCCGTGGAAGGTTCCGTTCTGGGGCATCGGCAACGAGGCGTGGGGCTGCGGCGGCAACATGCGCGCCGAGGCGTACGCCGACCTCGCCCGCCAGTACGCGACGTTCTGCCGCGACCACGGCGACAACTCGCTGTACCGCATCGCGGCCGGCGCCTCGAACGGCGACTACGCGTGGACCGAGGCCCTCATGAAGGCGATCAGCTGCCTCGGCTGCACGCGCGAGCCGCGCGGCTTCTTCCAGGGCATCTCGTTCCACTACTACACGGTGCCCGGGCCGTGGCACGACAAGGGCAGCGCGCTCGAGTTCGACACCGACGACTACTACACGACCATGGTCAAGGCACGCGGCGTCGAGGAGATCATCCGCGGACACGCCGCCGTCATGGACGTGTACGACCCGGGCAAGACCGTCGGCCTCGTGCTCGACGAGTGGGGCACGTGGTGGAACGTCGAGCCGGGCACGAACCCCGGATTCCTGTACCAGCAGAACACGCTGCGCGACGCGCTCGTGGCGTCCGTGCACTTCGACGCGTTCCACCGCCACGCCGACCGGCTGTTCATGGCGAACATCGCGCAGACGGTGAACGTGCTGCAGGCCATGATCCTCACGGACCCGGAGTCCGGCGCCCTCGTGCTCACGCCGACGTACCACGTTTTCGAGATGAACACCGGTCACCACGACGCCGCCGCGCTGGACGTGCACCTGACGGGCGCCGGCACGAAGGCGGTCGGCGACGGCGAGCTCGAGCTGATCTCGGCCTCCGCGTCCGTCAAGGGCGACACGGCGCTCGTCTCGCTCACGAATCTGGACGCCGACGGCGCCGCGTCCGTCGTGCTGGATCTGCGCGGCCGATCGGTGGTCGCCTCCCGCGGCCGGATCCTCACCGCCGACTCGCTGCAGACGCACAACACGCCCGACGCGGCCGCCGTCGCGCCGTCGTCCTTCGACGCCGTCTCCGTGACGGACGACGCGTTCGGTCACGGCCTGGCCGTGGAGATCCCGGCGCACTCGTACGTGACGCTCGAGCTCGACCTCGCCTGAGGCCCGAGTTCCCCGAACCGTGCCGAGGTAGTACTCCACGGGCGAGGGAGTAGGTCCGGACCTACTCCCTCACCCGCGGAGTACTACCTCGGCGCGAGGCGGCCGCCGCGCCCGGCGCCAGTCCCGCGGCGCGTCCCCCGTGTGGGCGCGGAACCGCCGCGAGAAGTACAGGGGGTCGGGGTAGCCCACCCGCGCGGCGATCTGCGTGACCGACAGGTCCGTGCGCTCGAGCAGCTCGCACGCGGCGTCCATCCGCAGGCGCTGCACGTGCGCCATCACCGGGTCTCCCGTCGCCTCCTTCACGACATGCGCGAGGTGCGAGCCCGAGAGCCCGAGGGCCGCGGCGATCGAGGACACCGAGTGCTGCTCCTCCAGGTGCGCGCTCACGTGCTCGACGAACGCGCGCACGGTGGCGTCGGTGCGCTCGCGGTGGGGGTTCGCCAAGGCGCACCACAGCAGCGCCTCCTCGACGGCGTTCACGGCGAACTCCCGCGCGAGCGGCAGCGCCGCCCGGTGCGCGGCGACGGCGCGCTCCATCGCTGCCGCCGCCCGCTCCGCCTGCACCGGCGACAGGCGGACGACGCCGATGCCCGGCGCGTGCTGCGGCCAGTCCAGCAGGGGCAGCCACGCCATGGGCGGCCGCACGTGGACCCACAGGAGCTCCCAGGTGCCCGGCGCCGGCGCCGTCCCGTACCGCTGCGGCGTGTGCGGGTGCAGGGCGACGGCCGTTCCGGGCGGGACGGCGAGCGACGCCGCCACGTCGGCGCGGCGGGCCTCGGGCAGCACCTCGCCCCGCCCGGTGATCGTCAGCATCACCACCCACTCGGGCAGGCCGTGCGGCCGGTGGGTGGCGTACTCGGCGCCGACGTCGAGGTGACCCGGGAGCACCAGCTCGAAGTCCGGGCCTTGGTCGTCACGCTGCATGCCCATCGCAGGATTATCCATGTTCTCGGTCGTTCAGCGACTCGTGCTCGACGGCGTCCACGGGACAGACTGCCGGCATGAGCACTCTCACCGCGCCCCCTTCGGTGCGCCGCGAACGCTACGAGACCGACGGCATCATCCAGGTGGACGGCCTCATAGGTCAGGACGAGGTCGCGGTGATCCGCGACGCCTTCATGGAGCAGGTCGAGCTCGACCGGACGGCCGTCGGTTCCGTGCACGAGGTCCCCGAGGACGACATCCTGGCCCGCTTCCCGCGCTTCATGCATCCGCACCGGCGTGCGGACCTGGAGGTGGGCCGCCTGGCTCGTCGGTACATGACCGACCGGCGGGTGGTCGACGTCCTGACCGAGCTCGTCGGACCCGTCTGGGGCGCCCAGTCGATGTTCTACTTCAAGCCCCCCACGGCCCGCGGCCAGGCGATGCACCAGGACAACTTCTTCCTGCGCTCCCACCCGGAGACCTGCGTCGCCGCGTGGCTGGCGATCGACGACTGCGACGCCGACAACGGCGGCCTCGCCGTGGTCCCGGGCTCCCACGCGATGGAGGTCGTCTGCCCCGAGGAGGCCGACGCCGAGCTGTCGTTCACGAAGGGGCTCGTCCGCCCGCCGGAGGGCATGGAGGCGGTGCAGAGCGAGATGCGCGCCGGCGACGTGCTGTTCTTCCACGGCAGCCTGGTCCACGGCTCTCTGCCGAACACGACGGCCGACCGCTTCCGCCGGTCCCTGATCTTCCACTACGTGCCGCAGGGCAGCACCGAGATCTCCCGCTCCTACAACCCGCTCGTCGACGTCGAGACCGGCGAGGAGCTGACGATCGCCGACGCCACGGGCGGCGGGCCGTGCGGCGACGCCTGGGAGGGCAGCGCCCACTAGTGCGCTGACCGGGGTGGTCGGTCTATGCTCGCGGTGCGCGGCCGGGGCCGCGCCCGGGTC includes these proteins:
- a CDS encoding beta-L-arabinofuranosidase domain-containing protein, which codes for MTAPETPPSRSAVSAVLRPLGYTGRVRITDGPLADRIADAAETYLGMSPDDVVHGFRLQAGLPAPGNPMTGWSSRTSQPTFGQWVSGLARLGVTAGVAEASQRAVDLVDAFAATVGDDGDARMGLYGYEKLVCGLADTALYAGHEDALALLGRTAEWASRTFERARPAASPNDFAGGRIGPASHARTMEWYTFAENLYRGWLAGADDAVREFASEWHYDAYWDRFLTPPPPGQPWDVPTWLHAYSHVNTFASAAAAYEVTGEVRYLDILRNAHTYLTTTQTYATGGYGPSELTLPEDGSLGRSIEWRTDTAEIVCGSWAAFKLSSALLKHTGEARYADWVEQLVYSGIGAVTPVRPGGRTPYYQDLRLGIATKLPHWDDWPCCSGTYLQAVSHLPDLVYFGDDDGGLAVALYVPSTVSWESAGSTVTLTQRTAFPVEDTSTITVGGSGRFRLRLRVPPWSEGFRVSVNGVAVDGVATPGDWFVLERDWADGDVVTVTLGAGLRVLPVDRWHPNRVAFAHGPVVLAQNADWTMPMSLPTPWEMVDLDAAFERGEGLRYAPVGVGTARLPLGELRPLADVPERVPYRVYADLDDPRIV
- a CDS encoding GNAT family N-acetyltransferase, coding for MANLPEGYEASFDAARLDVERVHTWLSEDSYWARGRARETQEAAIAGSLNLGVYESATGEQVAYARIVTDGATFGWLCDVYVARRVRGLGIGTALVRLVREEGERLGLRRIVLATADAHAVYATAGFAPLEDPSMWMALQLR
- a CDS encoding AAA family ATPase codes for the protein MPAAADAVLVTGTVGVGKTSVGESLSAYLEHAQVSHALIDTDAVRRMWPSPADDPFHLALELANVAAVAANYRGAGAQRFVVTGVLERGEDRARYAEALGAERLFVARLTADEHVVRRRLIARHDDDPDGLRWHLARRGELEAILDAAQLEDVLVDTTRLSPRDAAERIAASADW
- a CDS encoding alpha-N-arabinofuranosidase, with protein sequence MTTTARAVIDLDVPGPTISRHLYGHFAEHLGRCIYGGFWVGEDSDVPNEGGIRLDVVEALRALQIPNLRWPGGCFADEYHWRDGIGPRSERPRMVNTHWGDVVEDNSFGTHEFMALCELLGTEPYVNGNVGSGTVREMSEWVEYLTRPGTSPMADLRRANGRDEPWKVPFWGIGNEAWGCGGNMRAEAYADLARQYATFCRDHGDNSLYRIAAGASNGDYAWTEALMKAISCLGCTREPRGFFQGISFHYYTVPGPWHDKGSALEFDTDDYYTTMVKARGVEEIIRGHAAVMDVYDPGKTVGLVLDEWGTWWNVEPGTNPGFLYQQNTLRDALVASVHFDAFHRHADRLFMANIAQTVNVLQAMILTDPESGALVLTPTYHVFEMNTGHHDAAALDVHLTGAGTKAVGDGELELISASASVKGDTALVSLTNLDADGAASVVLDLRGRSVVASRGRILTADSLQTHNTPDAAAVAPSSFDAVSVTDDAFGHGLAVEIPAHSYVTLELDLA
- a CDS encoding helix-turn-helix domain-containing protein yields the protein MGMQRDDQGPDFELVLPGHLDVGAEYATHRPHGLPEWVVMLTITGRGEVLPEARRADVAASLAVPPGTAVALHPHTPQRYGTAPAPGTWELLWVHVRPPMAWLPLLDWPQHAPGIGVVRLSPVQAERAAAAMERAVAAHRAALPLAREFAVNAVEEALLWCALANPHRERTDATVRAFVEHVSAHLEEQHSVSSIAAALGLSGSHLAHVVKEATGDPVMAHVQRLRMDAACELLERTDLSVTQIAARVGYPDPLYFSRRFRAHTGDAPRDWRRARRPPRAEVVLRG
- a CDS encoding phytanoyl-CoA dioxygenase family protein, with protein sequence MSTLTAPPSVRRERYETDGIIQVDGLIGQDEVAVIRDAFMEQVELDRTAVGSVHEVPEDDILARFPRFMHPHRRADLEVGRLARRYMTDRRVVDVLTELVGPVWGAQSMFYFKPPTARGQAMHQDNFFLRSHPETCVAAWLAIDDCDADNGGLAVVPGSHAMEVVCPEEADAELSFTKGLVRPPEGMEAVQSEMRAGDVLFFHGSLVHGSLPNTTADRFRRSLIFHYVPQGSTEISRSYNPLVDVETGEELTIADATGGGPCGDAWEGSAH